One part of the Solanum dulcamara chromosome 3, daSolDulc1.2, whole genome shotgun sequence genome encodes these proteins:
- the LOC129882405 gene encoding LIMR family protein At5g01460: MGDFNLALVIVAIVVCILVFLFNVYLLINYQHPDDANQAYFPKFVVVFGLSIAAISILMLPADVANRQACQHAIYNGACNLTLPMKQLWLAIYIVDAVLVFFVIPFAMFYYEGDQDKTMGKRIKSALCWVVVTAIVCALLLGILYGLAGKADFTVRHLSSATTPFTNSFDFNNGQQCIGNGSGARQCSAYSASASSETTWTMHATFPEYVVALATIVGSVLFTIFGGVGIACLPLGLIFSFIRRPKAVITRSQYIKEATELGKKAKELKKATDALHQEERSGSKGRKWRKNVKAVEKEVLLLEDDVKALEEMYPQGEKAETAWAMTVLGYLAKLILGILGLIVSVAWVAHIVIYLLIDPPLSSFLNEVFIKLDDIWGLLGTAAFAFFCFYLLLAVIAGAMMLGLKLVFVTIHPMKWGATLMNSFLFNVGLILLCSISVIQFCATAFAYYAQATAAQEIFGHNLQSLRGIKYLYKYNVFQIGFIVLAGLTFVYYVAFGWRRKKPSGRFQLSS; this comes from the exons ATGGGGGATTTCAATCTCGCCTTGGTTATCGTAGCCATAGTTGTCTGTATTCTCGTTTTCTTATTCAATGTCTATCTTCTCATCAATTATCAACATCCTGATGATGCTAATCAAGCCTATTTCCCCAAATTCGTCGTTGTTTTTGGTCTCTCAATCGCCGCCATTTCTATTCTCATGTTACCGGCTGATGTTGCTAACCGGCAGGCTTGTCAACACGCGATTTATAATGGAGCGTGTAATCTCACTCTCCCTATGAAACAACTATGGCTTGCTATCTACATTGTTGATGCTGTTCTCGTTTTCTTCGTCATTCCTTTTGCTATGTTCTACTACGAAGGCGATCAGGATAA GACAATGGGCAAAAGGATTAAAAGTGCATTATGTTGGGTGGTGGTCACGGCAATCGTCTGTGCTTTGTTGCTTGGAATTTTATATG GGCTCGCTGGAAAGGCAGACTTCACTGTAAGACACCTTTCATCAGCCACCACTCCCTTTACGAATTCATTTGATTTTAACAATGGTCAACAATGTATTGGAAATGGAAGTGGTGCCCGTCAG TGTTCTGCATATTCTGCTAGTGCTTCCTCTGAGACAACCTGGACTATGCATGCTACTTTTCCTGAATATGTCGTTGCTCTGGCTACTATTGTTGGATCTGTGCTTTTCACG ATTTTTGGTGGGGTTGGCATTGCCTGTCTCCCTTTGGGACTTATATTTTCGTTCATCAGGCGTCCAAAGGCTGTTATTACACGGTCACAGTATATCAAG GAAGCTACTGAGCTAGGtaaaaaagcaaaagaattgaAGAAAGCAACTGATGCACTTCATCAAGAAGAAAGAAGCGGTAGTAAGGGAAGAAAATGGCGGAAGAATGTGAAGGCAGTCGAAAAG GAGGTGCTTCTTCTTGAAGATGATGTCAAGGCTCTAGAGGAAATGTATCCTCAAGGTGAAAAG GCTGAGACTGCATGGGCAATGACGGTTCTAGGCTACTTGGCAAAACTCATCCTAGGCATTTTAGG GCTGATTGTCTCTGTAGCTTGGGTTGCCCATATCGTGATATATCTTCTGATTGATCCTCcactttcttctttccttaatgAGGTTTTCATCAAACTAGATGATATTTGGG GTCTTTTGGGCACTGCAGCGTTTGCCTTTTTTTGCTTCTACCTTTTGCTTGCGGTGATTGCCGGAGCAATGATGCTTGGCTTGAAATTAGTTTTTGTTACAATTCATCCAATGAA GTGGGGAGCTACGCTCATGAACTCTTTTCTTTTCAATGTGGGCCTTATTCTTCTGTGCTCTATCAG TGTCATTCAGTTCTGCGCCACAGCCTTTGCATACTATGCTCAAGCCACTGCAGCTCAAGAAATATTTGGTCACAATCTACAATCTCTTCGTGGAATTAAGTATCTATACAA GTACAACGTGTTTCAAATTGGATTCATTGTTTTAGCTGGTCTGACATTTGTTTACTATGTTGCCTTT GGGTGGAGAAGGAAAAAGCCGAGTGGGAGGTTCCAGCTCTCCAGTTAA